The following proteins are co-located in the bacterium genome:
- the ade gene encoding adenine deaminase has product MDTLIDLIKVAKGDKPADVVLKGAKIVNTLSGEIISGDVAILGDKIAGIGQYEGQKVVQLDGGYLVPGLIDGHCHIESSMVSPPSYAAGVLPFGTTAVFADPHEIANVMGVDGIKLMLKLADGLPLTIFFMVPSCVPATDMETSGANIGADEIAELFSEKNVIGLAEMMNYPGVLFCLPGVLDKIMVSKGRVIDGHAPGLSGKELNAYVAAGIGSEHEATTVGEAREKLRAGMYLMIREGTGARNLDALLPAITPANSRRILFASDDLHPPELLGRGHIDYMIRRAIDFGVDPIEAIRMGTLNAAEYFRQEKLGAIAPGRIANLIWIEGLSEFYPRKVWAKGALVAEDGILLENKWAKTSISAENTMNTAPFDEEDFVIPAVEGAKAHIIGLISGQIVTEHLVEKVKVQKDLAIADTERDILKMAVIERHKATGNIGLGFVKGFGIKYGAIASSVGHDSHNLIVLGANDADMNTAAKAVVKMGGGFVAVRDGEVLGKLRLPLAGLMSFSTVISVDKKMEKIKNITNKMGSTIDDPFMMLGFLALPVIPKLKLTDDGLVDVEKFTIIDLFE; this is encoded by the coding sequence ATGGATACACTTATCGATTTGATCAAGGTTGCAAAGGGAGACAAGCCGGCTGATGTCGTTCTCAAGGGCGCAAAAATAGTAAACACTCTTTCGGGAGAGATAATCTCAGGAGATGTTGCTATATTGGGAGACAAAATCGCTGGTATTGGACAATATGAAGGGCAAAAGGTTGTGCAACTCGATGGTGGTTATTTAGTCCCCGGACTTATCGATGGTCATTGCCATATCGAGTCAAGCATGGTTTCGCCACCTAGTTACGCTGCTGGTGTGCTTCCATTTGGGACTACTGCGGTGTTCGCCGATCCCCACGAAATAGCTAATGTTATGGGAGTCGATGGGATAAAGCTTATGTTGAAGTTGGCCGATGGTCTCCCATTGACGATATTTTTTATGGTGCCATCGTGCGTTCCAGCGACCGATATGGAAACTTCAGGTGCGAATATCGGTGCCGATGAAATAGCTGAGCTTTTCAGCGAGAAAAATGTAATTGGGCTTGCTGAGATGATGAATTATCCGGGTGTATTATTTTGCCTACCGGGAGTTCTGGATAAAATAATGGTATCCAAAGGTCGTGTCATAGATGGCCATGCGCCCGGACTGTCGGGCAAGGAGCTCAATGCTTATGTTGCAGCAGGTATAGGTTCGGAGCATGAGGCTACGACTGTAGGAGAGGCTCGGGAAAAACTCCGCGCTGGTATGTATTTAATGATCCGTGAAGGAACCGGCGCGCGGAATCTCGATGCGCTTTTACCTGCAATTACTCCAGCAAATTCAAGACGGATTCTTTTTGCCTCCGACGATCTACATCCGCCAGAACTCCTCGGCAGGGGTCATATTGATTATATGATACGACGCGCTATAGATTTCGGTGTCGATCCAATAGAGGCTATTCGCATGGGAACGCTGAATGCAGCGGAATATTTCCGCCAAGAGAAACTTGGAGCTATTGCACCCGGTAGGATCGCTAATTTAATATGGATCGAGGGGTTAAGCGAATTCTATCCGCGTAAGGTTTGGGCGAAAGGCGCATTGGTGGCCGAAGATGGTATTCTTCTGGAAAATAAATGGGCGAAAACCTCCATTTCCGCCGAAAATACCATGAATACCGCGCCATTCGATGAAGAAGATTTTGTTATTCCTGCTGTAGAGGGTGCTAAAGCACATATTATTGGGCTAATATCGGGGCAAATAGTAACAGAACATCTTGTCGAGAAGGTTAAAGTGCAAAAAGACCTTGCGATTGCGGATACGGAGCGGGATATACTCAAAATGGCGGTTATCGAAAGACATAAAGCCACGGGGAATATCGGGCTGGGTTTTGTAAAGGGATTTGGCATCAAGTATGGAGCTATAGCAAGCTCGGTGGGGCATGATTCTCATAACTTAATCGTTTTGGGTGCTAACGACGCCGATATGAATACAGCTGCGAAAGCAGTTGTGAAAATGGGGGGTGGGTTTGTGGCAGTGCGTGATGGCGAAGTGCTCGGAAAACTTCGGCTTCCTTTGGCGGGGCTTATGTCCTTTAGCACCGTGATTTCGGTCGATAAAAAGATGGAGAAGATTAAAAATATAACAAACAAAATGGGAAGCACTATCGATGATCCATTCATGATGTTGGGATTCCTCGCATTGCCTGTAATACCGAAACTTAAACTTACAGATGATGGATTGGTCGATGTTGAAAAATTTACTATAATTGATTTATTTGAATAA
- the nadD gene encoding nicotinate (nicotinamide) nucleotide adenylyltransferase — MLTHRGIFGGTFDPPHLGHLSLAQNIAEYIPLDIVNWVPARIPPHKDVYDILPSKHRVEMVKLAIQDKSLFEICLYELESTQQPWTVFLLERFRREFPNDVLHLLIGGDSLVELHTWKEYDRLWQLAEIDVAVRPGWDIGEVNEGILRHVKLIPCPIVDIEATEIRRMVSRGESIDGLVTDLVKDYIYNNELYKN; from the coding sequence ATGCTAACACACCGTGGAATATTTGGTGGCACCTTCGATCCACCTCATTTGGGACATTTATCATTGGCACAGAATATAGCTGAATATATCCCGCTGGATATTGTTAATTGGGTTCCAGCCAGAATTCCACCGCACAAAGATGTCTATGATATTTTGCCAAGTAAACATCGTGTTGAAATGGTTAAATTGGCAATACAAGATAAGTCGCTTTTTGAGATTTGTCTTTATGAACTAGAATCCACCCAACAGCCTTGGACCGTTTTTTTGCTTGAACGATTTAGACGCGAATTTCCAAACGATGTATTACACCTTCTGATTGGGGGAGACTCACTTGTAGAACTTCATACTTGGAAGGAATACGATAGGTTATGGCAATTAGCTGAGATAGATGTGGCAGTGAGGCCGGGTTGGGATATTGGGGAAGTAAACGAGGGTATTTTAAGGCATGTAAAATTAATTCCTTGTCCTATCGTCGATATCGAAGCCACAGAGATACGTAGGATGGTTTCAAGAGGAGAATCCATAGATGGACTTGTTACGGATTTAGTTAAGGATTATATTTATAACAATGAACTGTATAAAAATTAG